The following are from one region of the Mauremys reevesii isolate NIE-2019 linkage group 2, ASM1616193v1, whole genome shotgun sequence genome:
- the LRATD2 gene encoding protein LRATD2 isoform X1, producing MGNQVEKLTHLSYKEVPTADPTGMDRDEGPRIGVSYIFSSDDDELEQQQQQDSVAQDMGGEQPVPQPYDPRLQEVECSVYYRDECIYQKSFAGDDTAPDERNGGGGGQLSTYTPENLLNRCKPGDLVEFVCQAQYPHWAVYVGDFQVVHLHRLEVVNSFLTDASQGRRGRIANYLYRYKPLSPATVVRNALEQVGCKDRELSWRNSECFAAWCRYGKREFKIGGELRIGKQPYRLQIRLGDKRSHTLEFQSLEDLIMEKRRNDQIGRAAVIQELSSHLQAAEEEEEEDDPGPQTAAE from the coding sequence ATGGGGAACCAGGTGGAGAAACTGACCCACTTAAGCTACAAGGAAGTTCCCACGGCCGACCCGACAGGCATGGACAGAGACGAGGGTCCCAGGATCGGGGTGTCCTACATTTTTTCCAGTGACGATGatgagctggagcagcagcagcagcaggactcaGTGGCTCAGGATATGGGAGGCGAGCAACCCGTACCGCAGCCCTATGACCCTCGTTTGCAGGAGGTGGAGTGTTCGGTTTATTATCGGGATGAGTGTATCTACCAGAAGAGCTTCGCTGGGGATGATACCGCACCGGACGAGAGGaatggaggaggtggggggcagcTGAGCACTTATACCCCAGAGAACCTGCTGAACAGATGTAAACCAGGTGACCTGGTGGAGTTTGTGTGCCAGGCCCAGTACCCACACTGGGCAGTGTATGTTGGTGATTTTCAGGTAGTGCACCTGCATCGGCTGGAGGTGGTGAACAGCTTCCTGACTGATGCCAGCCAGGGCAGGAGAGGTCGCATTGCCAACTATTTGTACCGTTACAAGCCCCTGAGCCCGGCCACGGTGGTGCGGAATGCCCTGGAGCAGGTGGGCTGCAAGGATCGGGAGCTGAGCTGGAGGAACTCTGAGTGCTTTGCTGCCTGGTGCCGCTATGGGAAACGGGAGTTTAAAATTGGCGGGGAGCTCCGCATAGGCAAGCAGCCCTACCGGTTGCAGATCCGGCTGGGGGACAAACGCAGCCACACACTGGAATTCCAGAGCCTGGAGGATCTGATCATGGAGAAGAGGAGGAATGACCAGATTGGTAGAGCTGCTGTGATCCAGGAGCTCTCCAGCCATCTGCAAGctgcagaggaggaagaggaggaggatgatcCAGGTCCCCAGACTGCTGCTGAGTAG
- the LRATD2 gene encoding protein LRATD2 isoform X2: MSGRCEFGRPRQTPDPMGMGNQVEKLTHLSYKEVPTADPTGMDRDEGPRIGVSYIFSSDDDELEQQQQQDSVAQDMGGEQPVPQPYDPRLQEVECSVYYRDECIYQKSFAGDDTAPDERNGGGGGQLSTYTPENLLNRCKPGDLVEFVCQAQYPHWAVYVGDFQVVHLHRLEVVNSFLTDASQGRRGRIANYLYRYKPLSPATVVRNALEQVGCKDRELSWRNSECFAAWCRYGKREFKIGGELRIGKQPYRLQIRLGDKRSHTLEFQSLEDLIMEKRRNDQIGRAAVIQELSSHLQAAEEEEEEDDPGPQTAAE, from the exons ATGTCCGGCCGCTGCGAGTTTGGTCGTCCCAGGCAAACTCCAGATCCCA TGGGCATGGGGAACCAGGTGGAGAAACTGACCCACTTAAGCTACAAGGAAGTTCCCACGGCCGACCCGACAGGCATGGACAGAGACGAGGGTCCCAGGATCGGGGTGTCCTACATTTTTTCCAGTGACGATGatgagctggagcagcagcagcagcaggactcaGTGGCTCAGGATATGGGAGGCGAGCAACCCGTACCGCAGCCCTATGACCCTCGTTTGCAGGAGGTGGAGTGTTCGGTTTATTATCGGGATGAGTGTATCTACCAGAAGAGCTTCGCTGGGGATGATACCGCACCGGACGAGAGGaatggaggaggtggggggcagcTGAGCACTTATACCCCAGAGAACCTGCTGAACAGATGTAAACCAGGTGACCTGGTGGAGTTTGTGTGCCAGGCCCAGTACCCACACTGGGCAGTGTATGTTGGTGATTTTCAGGTAGTGCACCTGCATCGGCTGGAGGTGGTGAACAGCTTCCTGACTGATGCCAGCCAGGGCAGGAGAGGTCGCATTGCCAACTATTTGTACCGTTACAAGCCCCTGAGCCCGGCCACGGTGGTGCGGAATGCCCTGGAGCAGGTGGGCTGCAAGGATCGGGAGCTGAGCTGGAGGAACTCTGAGTGCTTTGCTGCCTGGTGCCGCTATGGGAAACGGGAGTTTAAAATTGGCGGGGAGCTCCGCATAGGCAAGCAGCCCTACCGGTTGCAGATCCGGCTGGGGGACAAACGCAGCCACACACTGGAATTCCAGAGCCTGGAGGATCTGATCATGGAGAAGAGGAGGAATGACCAGATTGGTAGAGCTGCTGTGATCCAGGAGCTCTCCAGCCATCTGCAAGctgcagaggaggaagaggaggaggatgatcCAGGTCCCCAGACTGCTGCTGAGTAG